Below is a genomic region from Flavobacterium ginsengisoli.
ACAACAAATGATCTCAATGATGGGTATGCATCTAGCTCAACACCCTGAGTACCTTCAACTAATTTACCATCAGACACTACATCTGGAGAGAATCCAGAGAATTTTTGTGTAATAAATGGGTTAATTGCGTTTACATATAATCTGCAATAGCTAATAAAGTTGTTCTCTTTTATTGGAAGTTTATATCCTAAAGTGATGTTATTTATTCTAAAGAAATCAGCAGACTCTAAGTAATACGTTGAAGCGTAAGGAGTCAAGTTTGAAGGCGCTGGAATTGAAGATGTAGTATTTGTAGGTGTCCAAAAACCATTAGCCATAGAAGCTTCTACATTTTCTCCTCCAAATCTTTGTGCTTTTTTTCCATTATATACTTTTGCTCCTCCTGTTCCGTAACCATCAACAGAAAAGTCAATGTTTTTGTATGTCAATCCTAAAGTAACTCCATAAGTAGAAGTTGGTAAAAGAGAACCTACATATTTTTTATCTTTAAGTTCATCTAAGCCAGTCTGAGGAACTTTAGAACCATCAGCTTTGTAATACAGCATTTGACCATTTGTTGGATCAACTCCTGCGTACTCATACATATAAAAGCTACCTAATGGTTGACCTACTGATGTATTATCCAAAATTTTGGTATTTTGACCATTCCCTAAACTTCCTCCAATAATTGGATTTAGCTGAACATTTTTAAGACTCGTAAGTTCATTTTTATTATGAGAGAAATTCCCACCAACCCAATAGCTTAAATTATCATTGATTTTATCATCCCAACGCAATGCAATTTCATAACCTTTGTTAGACACTTCACCAACATGTGCAGGAGTAGCTAATGTAATTCCTGAAGTTGAATATGGTTTAACATTCAAAATTGTGTTTGTTGTATTTTTATCATACAAATCAAAAGATCCTTTTAATCTGCTATTAAACATTTCAAAATCAAAACCTCCTGAAAGTTCTTCCACAATCTCCCATGATAAATTAGGATCAACCTGAGAATTAATTGTAGTACCTGAACCAAGATCTGGATAATCTACCCCTGAAGTGAATACTTGAGTATTAAGAGGTACATTTTGATTCCCTAATCTACCCCAAGATCCTCTAAGTTTTAATAAATTAATTGGCTCTACATTACTTAAGAAGCTTTCTTTTGAAATAATCCATCCTAAACCAACAGAAGGAAATGTTCCCCAACGATTGTCTTCACTAAATTGTGATGAACCGTCACGTCTCACTGTACCAGTAAGCAAATATTTATCCATTAATTTATATTGAAAACGAGCAAAATAAGATGCCAATCTTCTTTGATTAAGTGCTTCATCTTTATAACCTGTTACATCAGCTACATTGTTAACATCTTTCAAAGACCAATAATTAGAATTTGGATTTACATTTTTTCTGTCAATCGTTAACTTTTCTCTTGTACCTTGAACATTCGCCTCAATACCTGCTGTAACTTCTACATCATGAATTTCTGCAAAAACCTTATTATAAGTTAAATAGTTTGATAAATTCCAATTAAAATACTCATCTCTGCTTCTGGTCAAAGTATTTTTATTTAAATCTAAAGGATATTTTTCTACTGTACGAGTAGGATCTGCCGATAACCAAAGAGCCACATTATCTACATAATTATACTGTTTGTAAGTATAATACTCTCCATTAAATTGTGATGTGAATTTTAAAGATTTAAGAATATCCCAATCTAATTTTAATCCTCCTTGCAAAGTAACCGATTTTTGCTGTTCATTTGTATAATCTAATTGAGCCACTGGATTTCCAACATTATTAAAAGATGTACCCGTTTCAGATACTACTCCGTTTGAAATAAATGGTACTCCATACTTACCATCCGCATAACGAACAGGAACTAATGGTGATTGTCTGTAAGCATTTGTAAATGCGCTCAAAGGCATTGGCGTATTTTTAATATTACTTACACTAAAATTTTGAGTTAATTTAACTTTTTCTGAAAGCTTGAACTCATTGTTATTTCTAAAAGTAGTACGTCCATAATCAGATCCGTTTAAAATTCCTTTTTCTTCATAATTTCCAAGACTGAAAAAGTATTTTACATTTTCTGAAGAACCTGAAACAGAAATATTGTTCTGAGTGTAAGACCCTGTTCTTGTAATTGCGTCTAACCAATTTGTGTTATACGGTTGATTAGCAGAGAATCTACCTTGTGGAAAATCGTTACTATAAGCGGCGTTACTGTAACGAACATACTCATCAGCATTTGCCATTTTTACAGTTTTTAACGGAGATCTAACTCCTGCAAAACTTTCGACATCTACAGTAAGTTTTCCTTTTCCTGCTTTGGTTGTAATCATAATTACACCATTTGCACCTCTAGTACCATAAATAGCTAATGAAGAAGCATCTTTTAATACTTCGTAAGATGTAATATCATTAGTATTAATGTTATTGATGTTATCAGTTGGCATACCATCTACTACATATAAAGGATTTCTTCCTCCTAATGCAGTACCTGCTCCCCTGATCACAACTGATGGAGTACTTCCTGGCGCATCTGAGGTAGATACCTGAACCCCAGCAGCTTTTCCTTGAATAGCTTGAGAAGCATTCATTACTTTCATTTTGGTAATTTCTTCGGACTTAATTGAGCTAACCGCCGAAGTATTATCAATTTTCTTTCTAGTACCGTACCCAATTACAACTACTTCTTTTAAGGCAGTATCTCCTGCTTCTTTTAAAGTAATAGTCATTGTTGCGGCAGTAGCTGGTACAGAAACTGAATCAAAACCCAACATAGAGACTTTTAGAATATCTCCAGGTTTTGCATTAATTGTAAAGTTTCCGTCGAAATCTGCGTCTGCAGTTGCCCTAGCGTCAGCTGAAGCAATTATTGCTCCTGGAACTCCCATTCCATTACTGTCAACTACTTTTCCTTTGATTGCTTGCGTTTGCCCCATCATATATGTAGGCAATAGCAAGAGAGCTAAAAAGCTAAAAATAAAATTTTTCATACAGTACGTAATCGTTTAAGTTAGTAGAGCCAAATTAAGCAATTACAACGTTGTAGTACATCAAATAACACTACAGCATAGCTACATCACTGTGTTAAATTTTAACTTTACCTTAATGATTATCAGCACTATAAATGTTAACAAAAATTCTTTAACATATCGTTATGATGTAGTAATGATGTATCGCAATTATATAAAAAATGATATTGAAAAATATAAAATCTGTAAAAAACAAAACCAAATCTTACAGACTTAATAAAAACTTTGACAGATTTTCGTCCTGTGTGAGGTTTAGCTTCTTTCTAAGGCGATATCTATGCAATTCTACGCCTCTAAAAGAGATATTCATCATTGGAGCAATTTCCTTAGAGGAAAGATTCATTTTAAGATAAACACACAGTTTTATATCCTTAGGAGTTAATTGAGGATATTTTTTAGAAAGATTAATAATAAATTCATTGTGAATTTGGTTCAAATTGGTTTCAAAAGTTTCCCATTCATGTTTATTCACTTCATTAATCTTAATTGCTTTTCTAATTTCGTTTTTAAGTTTGCCAAAATCTTTTTCCGTTTCCAAAATGCCTTGAATTTTATCAATCATTTCCGTTTGCTTGGCGATCGACAATGATTTGCCCGCTACTTCTGAAGATTTTGCTTGCAATTCTAATTCTAAGATGTGTTTCTCATATTCTTGAATGTTGAGTTCATTTTCTTTCTTTAACTCCATTTCAAGAATTTCTCTCTGATGTTTTAATTCTTCAGCCTGCAATTTTAATTTTTGCATATAACGAAGTTTATTCCACTTATAATAGAAAAACAAAACAGTTCCGATAATAAGAAGGTACAGTAGAATCATCCAAAAAGAAAAATACCAAGGTTCGGCAACTTTAAATTTGTAAAATGAAACTTTGTCATAAGTTGCTCCATCATGTTTGAATATTTCTACTGTATGATAACCGCTGTTTAAATTATTTAAAACAATCAATCCGTCAGAAATTGGGAGAAAATCTTTTTCTTTATCTAGCTTATAAAATAAATTTGGTTTACTAGCTCCATAAATTCCAGAAATGACATTAATCTTTAATTCTGTATTGAATTTTATTTTCTCATCAATTGGAACTAAAACGTCATTACTAAATGCTTCAATTTTTACTTCTGAGTTTTGTCTATTTTCATATTGAAGTTTAAGAGAAACAAATCCGTCATCTAGATTAAACAAATAATAATTGCCTTTCTTGAAAATTCTTAGATTCTCATTAATCAATTTCCCTTTGTAATATTTCTCTTGAATGATATTCCAAACAAACTTGTTGCCTTGCGCATAAATATGATACAAGATTCCATTTTGCAAAACCATAAAATGATCGTCGTCTATAGAAACGACATCGGTCACATTTTTAAAATTTGTATTAAACAATTCGTTTTCTTCCAATTTAGCAGATAAAGAATTGTAGGTATACCAAGAATTATTAATAAGAAAGAGTATTTCTTTTCTAAACTCAAAAATCTTTATACCAAAATCATTTTGCATCTTACTCTGCTGCGTGACATTTTCAACTTTTAGAGTATTATAGTTGTCATCTAACGAAACGCGATATAAACCACGGTAATTATCGGCTGCCCAAATTTCATTTTTTTTGTTTTGAGCAACATATTTTATTGGTTTGGCAAGATCTTTTATGATTTTATAATGAGACATATTAGAAGGATCATCGTAAACCAAAATTCCGCTATAGGTAGACTGAAAATAAGTATCATTAATACTGCTTTTAGACATATTCCATCCTCCGCTAACTCCGTTTATTTTGGTCAAAGTATTATTTTCATACGAAAAAGTACCGTCGTTATGACCAATAATATATTTTCCGTCAATTTGAGAAATATTCCAGCCTTGCCCTTGCGTATTGGGCATCATATTAAATTTTCCAGCACTGTATTCAAAAATACCGTGATTTGAAGCAATTAAATAGCCTTTATTAATAGATGCCACCGCATAGACCGATCCTAAAATACCCGAATTATCGTAAAAGAAAGAAATAGGAGAATTAACCTCAACGTGCGCAATACCATTATCTAAACCAACCCACAAATCATTTTCTTTATCCAATCCTAAACTTAAGACTGAATTATTCATTAGAACATTGTCGCGCTCAATATTTTTAAAGGAATTATTTTTTAGATCTAAAATGAAAATTCCGCGATTTCCGGTTCCAATAATTAACTTTTCGTTCTTAACAAACTTAGCCACATTAATTGTAGCCGATTTTAAAGTTTCGTTTATCGGACGATCCCAACTTTTTAATCCATTCTTTTCTACAATAAAAACTCCCTTTTTCTGTGTAAAGATGTAAGTCTCATTTTTATATTTTTCTATAGCATGAACAACTGTATTTTTTAAAACATTCCATCCCTTTGGATTTGCAATATGTTTGCCATTCATTTTATAAATTCCGTCTTTAACAGAAGCAACATATAAATTGTTATCTACACCAAAACAATAGGAAATAAGAAACGGAAATTTAATTTTCTTAATTGTTTTTCCATCATAAATAAAAACATCATTAAAAGACTGAAAATAAAGAGAACCTTTGAATCTGAATATTTTCCAGATTTCTTCGTTGTCTTTTTCATCAAATAATCTGAGGTTTTTGGTAATAGAAACATAATGCATTGTTCCATCTTTTCGATACCAATAGCCAAATTCTTTATAAGAACCAGAATAGATTTTATCTCCTTCAATAAGAATAGATCTAATAATGGTTTTGTTTGGCAGTGTATATTTTTCCCATTTTACTCCGTCGTAACGAAGCAAATAGTGATTATTTGCAAAGTACATCGCATTATCATTTCCTTGAGCCACATTCCAGATTTGATTATCTCCCTGATAATCTGATTTGCTGTAATTTTCGACAAATGGAAGTAATTCTTGAGCCTGAAGTTGTAAAGCGATGAAAAAGAAGAAAACTGATTTAAAAAGTATCGATTTCAAGATATTCGTTTTTAAACCCAAAGATACTCAATATTCATTTTTAGGACAAAAAAAACTCCTCAAGCTTGAGGAGTTTCTTTTGATGGTATTTTTATTCTAATTTTCAAGTAGCTGATAAACCTGATTTGCAATTTCGTATTCTTCGTCAGTTGGAACGACCAAAACTTTCACGGTCGATTTATCTGAATTGATTTCTCTTAATTCTTTAGAACGAATTTGATTTTTTGTTGTATCAATTTCAATTCCGAAATAATCCATGTCGGTACAAATTAGATTACGCATAAATGACGAATTTTCGCCAATTCCTGCCGTGAAAACAATTGCATCCAATCCGTTCAAAGCTGCTGCGTATGCACCAATAGTCTTTTTAATTCTATAAGCATTCATTTTTAATGCCAGCTGGCAGTCTTTATTTCCTTTTTCTGCTTCTGCTTCAATATCTCGCAAATCACTGTAACCAGTAAGTCCAAGCATTCCACTTTGTTTCAGCAAAACAGCATTTACTTCATCTGGAGTATATCCTAAATTTTTAATCATATAAAAAATAACAGATTGATCAATATCTCCAGCACGCGTTCCCATAATTAAACCGTTTGATGGCGAGAATCCCATTGAAGTATCAATACATTTTCCGTCTTTAATAGCGGCCATGCTGCAACCATTTCCTAAGTGAATGGTAATTATTTTAGAATTATCTTTTAAATAATTAATTGCTTTTTCAGACACATATTTATGGCTCGTTCCATGAAAACCATAAACACGTACTTTATTTTCTGTTAAAAGATAATTCGGAATTGCATATTTATATGCTACTTCTGGCATAGTCTGATGAAAAGCGGTGTCAAAAAC
It encodes:
- a CDS encoding SusC/RagA family TonB-linked outer membrane protein — protein: MKNFIFSFLALLLLPTYMMGQTQAIKGKVVDSNGMGVPGAIIASADARATADADFDGNFTINAKPGDILKVSMLGFDSVSVPATAATMTITLKEAGDTALKEVVVIGYGTRKKIDNTSAVSSIKSEEITKMKVMNASQAIQGKAAGVQVSTSDAPGSTPSVVIRGAGTALGGRNPLYVVDGMPTDNINNINTNDITSYEVLKDASSLAIYGTRGANGVIMITTKAGKGKLTVDVESFAGVRSPLKTVKMANADEYVRYSNAAYSNDFPQGRFSANQPYNTNWLDAITRTGSYTQNNISVSGSSENVKYFFSLGNYEEKGILNGSDYGRTTFRNNNEFKLSEKVKLTQNFSVSNIKNTPMPLSAFTNAYRQSPLVPVRYADGKYGVPFISNGVVSETGTSFNNVGNPVAQLDYTNEQQKSVTLQGGLKLDWDILKSLKFTSQFNGEYYTYKQYNYVDNVALWLSADPTRTVEKYPLDLNKNTLTRSRDEYFNWNLSNYLTYNKVFAEIHDVEVTAGIEANVQGTREKLTIDRKNVNPNSNYWSLKDVNNVADVTGYKDEALNQRRLASYFARFQYKLMDKYLLTGTVRRDGSSQFSEDNRWGTFPSVGLGWIISKESFLSNVEPINLLKLRGSWGRLGNQNVPLNTQVFTSGVDYPDLGSGTTINSQVDPNLSWEIVEELSGGFDFEMFNSRLKGSFDLYDKNTTNTILNVKPYSTSGITLATPAHVGEVSNKGYEIALRWDDKINDNLSYWVGGNFSHNKNELTSLKNVQLNPIIGGSLGNGQNTKILDNTSVGQPLGSFYMYEYAGVDPTNGQMLYYKADGSKVPQTGLDELKDKKYVGSLLPTSTYGVTLGLTYKNIDFSVDGYGTGGAKVYNGKKAQRFGGENVEASMANGFWTPTNTTSSIPAPSNLTPYASTYYLESADFFRINNITLGYKLPIKENNFISYCRLYVNAINPFITQKFSGFSPDVVSDGKLVEGTQGVELDAYPSLRSFVVGANLKF
- a CDS encoding helix-turn-helix and ligand-binding sensor domain-containing protein, which encodes MKSILFKSVFFFFIALQLQAQELLPFVENYSKSDYQGDNQIWNVAQGNDNAMYFANNHYLLRYDGVKWEKYTLPNKTIIRSILIEGDKIYSGSYKEFGYWYRKDGTMHYVSITKNLRLFDEKDNEEIWKIFRFKGSLYFQSFNDVFIYDGKTIKKIKFPFLISYCFGVDNNLYVASVKDGIYKMNGKHIANPKGWNVLKNTVVHAIEKYKNETYIFTQKKGVFIVEKNGLKSWDRPINETLKSATINVAKFVKNEKLIIGTGNRGIFILDLKNNSFKNIERDNVLMNNSVLSLGLDKENDLWVGLDNGIAHVEVNSPISFFYDNSGILGSVYAVASINKGYLIASNHGIFEYSAGKFNMMPNTQGQGWNISQIDGKYIIGHNDGTFSYENNTLTKINGVSGGWNMSKSSINDTYFQSTYSGILVYDDPSNMSHYKIIKDLAKPIKYVAQNKKNEIWAADNYRGLYRVSLDDNYNTLKVENVTQQSKMQNDFGIKIFEFRKEILFLINNSWYTYNSLSAKLEENELFNTNFKNVTDVVSIDDDHFMVLQNGILYHIYAQGNKFVWNIIQEKYYKGKLINENLRIFKKGNYYLFNLDDGFVSLKLQYENRQNSEVKIEAFSNDVLVPIDEKIKFNTELKINVISGIYGASKPNLFYKLDKEKDFLPISDGLIVLNNLNSGYHTVEIFKHDGATYDKVSFYKFKVAEPWYFSFWMILLYLLIIGTVLFFYYKWNKLRYMQKLKLQAEELKHQREILEMELKKENELNIQEYEKHILELELQAKSSEVAGKSLSIAKQTEMIDKIQGILETEKDFGKLKNEIRKAIKINEVNKHEWETFETNLNQIHNEFIINLSKKYPQLTPKDIKLCVYLKMNLSSKEIAPMMNISFRGVELHRYRLRKKLNLTQDENLSKFLLSL
- a CDS encoding acetate/propionate family kinase, yielding MKILIINSGSSSIKYQLMIMPENEVICSGMIDRIGLETSNITFKTATASIEETLPISNHKVGLQKVANMLLDPEKGVIKSTSEISAVGHRVVHGGSDFSATVKINDKVKEKIKQLFELAPLHNPANLEGINVAEEIFSSAEQIAVFDTAFHQTMPEVAYKYAIPNYLLTENKVRVYGFHGTSHKYVSEKAINYLKDNSKIITIHLGNGCSMAAIKDGKCIDTSMGFSPSNGLIMGTRAGDIDQSVIFYMIKNLGYTPDEVNAVLLKQSGMLGLTGYSDLRDIEAEAEKGNKDCQLALKMNAYRIKKTIGAYAAALNGLDAIVFTAGIGENSSFMRNLICTDMDYFGIEIDTTKNQIRSKELREINSDKSTVKVLVVPTDEEYEIANQVYQLLEN